Proteins co-encoded in one Candidatus Eisenbacteria bacterium genomic window:
- a CDS encoding DUF1844 domain-containing protein produces the protein MAEEKPDIHTIRFFALVDSFYHAAMAFLGKIADPTTGAVERDLDKARIYIDFLATLQAKTKGNLIRAEADHLEHILANLRLNYVDEREEAAKRAPEKSEDAPAGDSAKDRPGNGGGS, from the coding sequence GTGGCGGAAGAGAAGCCGGATATCCACACGATCCGTTTCTTCGCGCTGGTCGACTCCTTCTACCACGCCGCGATGGCCTTTCTCGGCAAGATCGCCGACCCGACGACCGGCGCCGTGGAGCGCGATCTCGACAAGGCGCGCATCTACATCGATTTCCTCGCGACGCTCCAGGCGAAGACCAAGGGAAACCTCATCCGCGCGGAAGCGGATCATCTGGAGCACATCCTCGCGAACCTCCGCCTGAACTACGTGGACGAGCGGGAGGAAGCGGCGAAACGGGCGCCGGAGAAGTCCGAAGACGCCCCCGCCGGCGATTCCGCGAAGGACCGGCCGGGGAACGGCGGAGGATCGTGA
- a CDS encoding right-handed parallel beta-helix repeat-containing protein → MKKASTVLLFGLLLLAAAWPAGAATIFVPGSYNTIQKGINAARSGDIVQVGPGTYSENISLKAGVQLIGAGPEFTTIDGKGSYITVFVPYNATSSTRLEGFTVRNGSYQKGGGIYFQSGSTAVISNCHIRQNRASIRGGGIFVDNMASPTIEFCRITENTAHEGAGIYAQTSTPVIRWNVICGNQATSFGGGIHLAFCTGAVVEQNTIAYNSCAPGYGSGISLAGTSPALRNNIVAFNTGGPGVWAQNCTPSDLCSIVWGNPAGNYHGVVQGQGSVSADPLFCSPEGCDDLTVSGSSPAVSDPACGLIGALSIGCGETATENTSWGAVKSMYR, encoded by the coding sequence ATGAAGAAAGCGTCCACGGTCCTTCTCTTCGGGCTTCTCTTGCTCGCCGCGGCGTGGCCCGCGGGCGCGGCCACGATCTTCGTTCCCGGGTCGTACAACACGATCCAGAAGGGGATCAACGCCGCTCGATCGGGGGATATCGTCCAGGTGGGCCCCGGCACCTACAGCGAGAACATCTCTCTCAAGGCGGGCGTGCAGCTCATCGGCGCGGGCCCCGAGTTCACGACGATCGACGGGAAGGGGAGCTACATCACGGTCTTTGTCCCCTACAACGCGACCTCCTCCACACGCCTGGAGGGCTTCACGGTCCGGAACGGGAGCTATCAGAAGGGCGGGGGGATCTACTTCCAGTCCGGGTCGACCGCGGTGATCTCGAATTGCCATATCCGCCAGAACCGCGCCTCCATTCGCGGGGGAGGGATCTTCGTCGACAACATGGCTTCTCCCACGATCGAGTTTTGCCGGATCACGGAGAACACGGCTCATGAGGGGGCGGGGATCTACGCGCAGACATCGACCCCGGTCATCCGATGGAACGTGATCTGCGGCAACCAGGCGACCTCGTTCGGCGGAGGCATTCATCTCGCGTTCTGCACGGGCGCCGTCGTGGAACAGAACACGATCGCTTACAACTCGTGCGCTCCTGGGTACGGCTCCGGCATCTCGCTGGCGGGAACGTCGCCGGCTCTGCGGAACAACATCGTCGCCTTCAACACGGGCGGCCCGGGCGTCTGGGCGCAGAACTGCACGCCGAGCGACCTCTGCTCGATCGTCTGGGGGAACCCGGCCGGGAACTATCACGGCGTCGTGCAGGGTCAGGGGAGCGTCTCCGCCGATCCGTTGTTCTGCTCGCCGGAGGGATGCGACGACCTCACCGTGAGCGGGTCGAGCCCGGCCGTCTCCGATCCCGCCTGCGGGCTCATCGGAGCGCTCTCGATCGGCTGCGGCGAAACCGCGACCGAGAACACTTCTTGGGGAGCGGTCAAGTCGATGTACCGCTAG
- a CDS encoding glycoside hydrolase family 3 protein, with product MPESEAAIASSLVMAAPAGRRLTSREKEILAEGSVGHLVLFPRNLRDPEEAKDLIAEARSLLPRPPLVAVDQEGGIVCAAAAIAGRPPSAMHLGAAGSERAVREWAARQASLLRRVGINMNLAPVLDVEDRGGSAVIGTRSFGGDPKRVARLGAAAVRGYLRGGVLPVGKHFPGHGSVRSDSHLTLPIDRRGARAILGSSIPPFRSAFRAGLPAVMIAHVAYPALGTGALPAGLSESVIRGLLRERLGFRGVVMSDAVEMAGFPGETFLPEALAAGVDLFCVTRSLAAGRRASRRLAEAIRSGRVDPRAARAAARRVRALAGRRLHRPAGGAAVRADPARGIVWAGPGSFRPLPEGDWVAFLPEALPGRIRISLDLSGIDERFGERFRREAVHLFPADPSGAECRAVAREAGRAEAVVLGLLARGELPAGQSRLLRLLMEGRRRLVAVALADPEPLLRIRGVERLFAFDFGRDTLSALFEILDGRKRPLGISPFGRR from the coding sequence ATGCCGGAATCGGAAGCGGCGATCGCCTCTTCGCTCGTGATGGCCGCTCCGGCCGGCCGGAGGCTGACCTCCCGGGAGAAGGAGATCCTCGCGGAAGGGTCGGTCGGCCACCTCGTCCTTTTTCCGCGCAACCTGAGGGATCCGGAAGAGGCGAAAGATCTCATCGCCGAGGCGCGTTCTCTCCTCCCGCGTCCGCCGCTCGTCGCGGTCGACCAGGAGGGGGGGATCGTGTGCGCGGCCGCCGCGATCGCGGGGCGCCCTCCCTCGGCGATGCACCTCGGGGCCGCCGGGAGCGAGCGGGCCGTTCGGGAGTGGGCGGCGAGACAGGCGTCGCTCCTTCGGCGGGTCGGGATCAACATGAACCTCGCGCCGGTGCTCGACGTCGAGGACCGAGGGGGGAGCGCGGTGATCGGGACGCGCTCGTTCGGCGGCGATCCGAAGCGGGTCGCGCGGCTCGGCGCGGCGGCCGTTCGAGGGTATCTTCGCGGGGGCGTACTCCCGGTCGGGAAGCACTTCCCTGGTCACGGGAGCGTGCGGTCGGACTCGCACCTCACCCTTCCCATCGATCGGCGGGGCGCGCGGGCGATCCTCGGCTCGTCGATCCCCCCGTTCCGATCGGCGTTCCGCGCGGGGCTCCCGGCGGTGATGATCGCGCACGTGGCCTATCCCGCCCTTGGGACCGGGGCGCTGCCGGCGGGCCTTTCGGAGTCCGTGATCCGGGGGCTTCTCCGCGAAAGGCTCGGCTTCCGGGGTGTCGTGATGAGCGACGCGGTCGAGATGGCCGGCTTTCCCGGCGAGACGTTCCTGCCGGAGGCGCTCGCCGCCGGGGTCGATCTCTTCTGCGTGACCCGCTCCCTCGCGGCGGGGAGGCGCGCGTCGCGCCGGTTGGCCGAGGCGATTCGGAGCGGGCGGGTCGATCCCCGGGCGGCTCGGGCGGCGGCGCGGCGGGTGAGAGCCCTTGCGGGGAGAAGGCTCCATCGGCCGGCGGGAGGCGCCGCCGTGCGGGCCGACCCGGCCCGCGGGATCGTGTGGGCCGGCCCGGGGAGCTTCCGCCCGCTTCCCGAGGGGGATTGGGTCGCCTTTCTCCCGGAGGCTCTTCCCGGTCGGATTCGAATCAGCCTCGATCTCTCGGGGATCGACGAGCGCTTCGGGGAGCGTTTTCGACGGGAGGCAGTCCATCTCTTTCCCGCCGACCCGTCAGGCGCGGAGTGCCGCGCGGTCGCGCGAGAGGCCGGAAGAGCCGAAGCCGTCGTCCTCGGGCTTCTCGCGCGCGGGGAGCTCCCCGCAGGGCAATCGCGCCTTCTCCGCTTGTTGATGGAGGGGCGCCGGCGGCTCGTCGCGGTCGCCCTCGCCGATCCGGAGCCGCTCCTCCGAATCCGAGGGGTCGAGCGTCTCTTCGCGTTCGACTTCGGGAGGGATACCCTTTCCGCGCTCTTCGAAATCCTCGACGGAAGAAAGAGGCCTCTCGGAATTTCCCCCTTCGGCCGTCGTTGA
- a CDS encoding SpoIID/LytB domain-containing protein encodes MSRRAPLVRASLALAAALLVSLGGCSPRPPAGSRPTDEGWTTRSGVGKKRDTERERPGREDPARHGKPDGGRPIGPLRVALRMDAPSLEAGLPSGGLLRWTGGEIAVAEGSLLRFALSAGGGIEMRGRFDPIAVPSPVSVLPERAEPFTLEGNPYAGTLVFVASERGLSAINGIGLEDYLRGVVPWEIGWLSEKRLEALKAQAVAARTYALGRVAAAAEDAPWDLVATESDQVYRGLERTDAVVDRALEETAGVILSYEGALVRAYYSSTCGGRSAPVEEVWFNREPAPYLRSTGDGPDGSEAPARAFCRESPHFRWTERWKGSDLVEIVRNLAAEQGMSPERLGRLRDVRIEEVGRSGRVLSTLFVTEKADVRIGGDRVRWVLRRPRGGGILRSAAFTLHVKRSGRLAAEIVAEGRGNGHGVGMCQWGAIGRADEGHRYEEILRHYYPGARLEHATRKHLEESR; translated from the coding sequence ATGAGCCGCCGAGCCCCGCTCGTCCGCGCCTCGCTCGCGCTCGCGGCCGCGCTTCTTGTCTCTCTGGGCGGCTGCTCGCCGCGCCCCCCCGCCGGCTCCCGCCCGACCGACGAAGGCTGGACCACGCGGAGCGGGGTCGGCAAGAAGCGAGACACCGAGCGCGAGCGGCCGGGAAGAGAGGACCCGGCGCGGCATGGGAAACCGGACGGCGGCCGGCCGATCGGACCGCTCCGCGTCGCGCTCCGCATGGACGCGCCCTCACTCGAGGCCGGCCTTCCGAGCGGCGGGCTCCTTCGCTGGACGGGCGGGGAGATCGCGGTCGCCGAGGGGAGCCTTCTTCGGTTCGCGCTCTCCGCGGGCGGAGGAATCGAGATGCGCGGGCGGTTCGATCCGATCGCCGTCCCTTCCCCCGTGAGCGTGCTTCCCGAGCGGGCTGAACCTTTCACGCTTGAAGGAAATCCGTACGCGGGGACGCTTGTTTTCGTCGCATCGGAGCGCGGCCTCTCCGCGATCAACGGGATCGGTCTCGAGGATTACCTCCGGGGGGTCGTCCCGTGGGAGATCGGATGGCTTTCGGAGAAGAGGCTCGAGGCGCTGAAGGCGCAGGCGGTCGCCGCGCGGACATACGCGCTCGGGCGCGTCGCGGCCGCGGCCGAGGACGCGCCGTGGGATCTCGTCGCGACGGAGAGCGATCAGGTCTACCGCGGGCTCGAACGGACGGACGCGGTCGTCGATCGGGCGCTCGAGGAGACGGCGGGGGTCATCCTCTCGTACGAGGGGGCGCTCGTTCGCGCCTACTACTCCTCGACCTGCGGCGGACGGAGCGCGCCGGTCGAGGAGGTCTGGTTCAACCGGGAGCCGGCTCCCTATCTTCGCTCGACGGGCGACGGGCCGGACGGGAGCGAAGCGCCCGCGCGCGCCTTCTGCAGGGAATCGCCCCACTTCCGATGGACGGAGCGCTGGAAGGGGAGCGATCTCGTCGAGATCGTCCGGAATCTCGCGGCGGAACAAGGGATGAGCCCGGAGCGCCTCGGCCGTCTTCGCGACGTCCGCATCGAGGAGGTCGGCCGGTCCGGGCGTGTCCTCTCCACGCTCTTCGTGACGGAGAAGGCGGATGTCCGGATCGGAGGCGATCGCGTGCGATGGGTTCTCCGAAGGCCCCGGGGAGGCGGAATCCTCCGGAGCGCCGCGTTTACTTTGCATGTCAAGCGTTCCGGGCGTCTCGCCGCAGAGATCGTCGCCGAGGGGCGCGGGAACGGACACGGGGTCGGCATGTGCCAGTGGGGTGCGATCGGGAGGGCGGACGAAGGGCACCGATACGAGGAGATTCTGCGCCACTACTATCCGGGCGCGCGGCTGGAGCACGCGACCCGGAAGCATCTCGAGGAGAGCCGTTGA
- a CDS encoding anhydro-N-acetylmuramic acid kinase — MSRSGSLRVIGLLSGTSMDGIDAALLEIRGVGSLLQLQLEAFAVFPFGRADRARLSAIAGRGPRDAEERARLHVRVGELFARAASRLAARHGGIGAVDLIGSHGQTILHAPARRGGATVQIGCGVVIAERTGVPTVHDFRSADIAAGGEGAPLLPIADYLLFRSSRVDRVLLNIGGIANLTVLPAGGAWEETLAYDTGPGNALLDRLAALASGGREDCDRGGRRAARGTVHRGILRALLAHPFLRRRPPRSTGTEVFGDALARDLWDRGRAARIGADDLLATAAAFTAASAAGEIRKRSAPGAEVYLCGGGARNRTLVRRLAEEIAPRNLLPIERLGIPADAREAVGFAVLAAEFARGARYPMKAITGARGAPLLGILAPGPRSFRLRIGRSGPR; from the coding sequence ATGAGCCGGTCGGGTTCTCTCCGCGTGATCGGGCTTCTCTCCGGGACGTCGATGGATGGGATCGACGCGGCTCTCCTCGAGATCCGCGGGGTCGGGTCTCTTCTACAGCTCCAGCTCGAGGCCTTCGCGGTTTTCCCCTTCGGGCGTGCGGACCGCGCGAGGCTTTCCGCGATCGCGGGGCGAGGCCCAAGGGACGCCGAGGAGCGGGCGCGGCTCCACGTGAGGGTCGGGGAGCTTTTCGCGCGCGCGGCGAGCCGGCTCGCGGCCCGGCATGGGGGGATCGGCGCGGTCGATCTCATCGGGAGCCACGGGCAGACGATCCTTCACGCTCCGGCAAGACGCGGGGGGGCCACGGTGCAGATCGGGTGCGGAGTGGTGATCGCGGAGAGGACCGGCGTCCCGACGGTCCACGATTTCCGCTCGGCGGACATCGCCGCGGGGGGGGAGGGGGCGCCTCTTCTTCCGATCGCGGACTATCTCCTCTTCCGTTCGAGCCGTGTGGATCGTGTGCTTCTGAACATCGGGGGGATCGCGAACCTCACGGTCCTCCCCGCGGGGGGCGCCTGGGAAGAGACCCTCGCCTACGACACCGGCCCCGGGAACGCGCTCCTCGATCGTCTCGCCGCGCTCGCCTCGGGCGGGCGGGAGGATTGCGACCGGGGGGGGCGGCGTGCGGCGCGCGGGACTGTCCATCGAGGAATCCTCCGCGCCCTTCTCGCCCACCCGTTTCTCCGAAGACGACCTCCCCGCTCGACGGGGACCGAGGTCTTCGGGGACGCGCTCGCGAGGGATCTTTGGGACAGGGGGCGCGCCGCAAGGATCGGGGCCGATGATCTTCTCGCGACCGCCGCCGCCTTCACCGCCGCGAGCGCCGCCGGCGAGATTCGGAAGAGGTCCGCTCCGGGGGCCGAGGTCTATCTATGCGGAGGAGGCGCGAGAAACCGAACGCTCGTCCGCAGGCTCGCCGAGGAGATCGCGCCCCGGAACCTCCTTCCGATCGAGAGGCTCGGCATCCCGGCCGATGCGCGCGAAGCGGTCGGTTTCGCCGTTCTCGCGGCCGAGTTCGCCCGCGGGGCGCGCTACCCAATGAAAGCGATCACCGGTGCGCGCGGAGCCCCGCTCCTCGGCATCCTTGCCCCAGGCCCGAGATCGTTCCGCTTGCGGATCGGGCGGAGCGGCCCGCGATGA
- a CDS encoding Na+:solute symporter yields the protein MRMEAVDWAIVGGFMLLSLVLGLVLTRRAGRGVEEFFLSGRSLPWWLTGTSMVATSFSADTPLAVSELVRTRGVAGNWLWWCYGFGGMLSVFVFARFWRRARVLTDAELTEVRYSGRGAGILRGFRGFYFATIRNCLVMGWIILAMATLLASILPGMSRVHTVAISCAVALLYSVLSGFWGVVLTDLFQFALAMTGSIAVAVFALRAVGGFGGLAAALGPERMGALLRPVPSAEESWLPLSAFLIYFFMLWWCTDNADGGGIIVQRMSASRDEREAVRATLWFQFSHYALRTWPWVIVALVSLVLFPNATDHKTAYPDTAFRVLPTVWRGIFFASLLAAFMSTLVTHLNWGASYLVNDIYRRFLDAGASERRLVLLSRLATALLMAGGALVALQYKTITGAWILTISLGAGAGIVYVLRWFWWRVNAWSELSAMLASLAANAGLRLFAPEIAFPYTLPWIVGLSALVWLPVTFLTRPTDEERLMRFAERVRPVGAWGRFRTGKRGELGRWLLLWGVGAASLYLFLFGGGGLLLGSPRLGALLLAGGFAGAVLLFRMLNREEWS from the coding sequence TTGCGCATGGAAGCGGTCGACTGGGCGATCGTCGGCGGGTTCATGCTTCTCTCGCTCGTCCTCGGCCTCGTGCTCACGCGGCGCGCCGGGCGCGGCGTCGAGGAGTTCTTCCTCTCGGGGCGTTCGCTTCCGTGGTGGCTCACCGGAACCTCGATGGTCGCCACATCGTTCTCCGCCGACACGCCGCTCGCGGTCTCCGAGCTCGTCCGCACGCGGGGCGTCGCCGGAAACTGGCTCTGGTGGTGCTACGGTTTCGGCGGCATGCTCTCCGTCTTCGTCTTCGCCCGCTTCTGGCGGCGGGCGCGCGTGCTCACCGACGCGGAGCTCACCGAAGTCCGCTACTCGGGGCGGGGCGCAGGCATCCTTCGCGGATTCCGCGGCTTCTACTTCGCGACGATCCGAAACTGCCTCGTGATGGGATGGATCATCCTCGCGATGGCAACCCTGCTCGCGAGCATCCTTCCCGGGATGAGCCGCGTGCATACGGTGGCGATCTCGTGCGCGGTCGCGCTTCTCTATTCGGTGCTTTCCGGATTCTGGGGGGTCGTCCTCACCGATCTCTTCCAGTTTGCGCTCGCGATGACCGGATCGATCGCCGTCGCGGTCTTCGCTCTTCGGGCGGTCGGCGGCTTCGGCGGGCTCGCCGCCGCTCTCGGGCCGGAGCGAATGGGCGCGCTTCTTCGTCCGGTTCCGAGCGCGGAGGAGTCGTGGCTCCCGCTCTCCGCGTTTCTCATCTACTTCTTCATGCTCTGGTGGTGCACGGACAACGCGGACGGCGGCGGGATCATCGTGCAGAGGATGTCCGCCTCGAGGGACGAGAGGGAGGCGGTGCGCGCCACCCTCTGGTTTCAGTTCTCGCACTATGCGCTCCGCACCTGGCCCTGGGTGATCGTCGCCCTCGTCTCGCTCGTGCTCTTCCCGAATGCGACCGATCACAAAACGGCGTATCCGGACACGGCGTTCCGAGTTCTTCCGACGGTGTGGCGCGGGATCTTCTTCGCCTCGCTCCTCGCTGCCTTCATGTCGACGCTCGTCACGCACCTGAACTGGGGCGCCTCGTATCTCGTGAACGACATCTACCGGCGCTTCCTCGACGCGGGGGCGTCGGAGAGGCGGCTCGTTCTTCTCTCGCGGCTCGCGACCGCGCTCCTCATGGCGGGGGGCGCGCTCGTCGCTCTCCAATACAAGACGATCACCGGCGCGTGGATCCTCACGATCTCGCTCGGCGCGGGCGCGGGGATCGTCTACGTGCTCCGCTGGTTCTGGTGGCGCGTGAACGCCTGGTCGGAGCTCTCCGCGATGCTCGCCTCGCTCGCGGCGAACGCGGGGCTTCGCCTCTTCGCGCCGGAGATCGCGTTCCCCTACACGCTCCCCTGGATCGTCGGGCTCTCGGCGCTCGTCTGGCTCCCCGTGACGTTCCTCACCCGGCCGACCGACGAGGAACGCCTGATGCGCTTCGCCGAGCGCGTCCGTCCGGTCGGCGCGTGGGGGCGTTTCCGGACCGGAAAGAGGGGCGAGCTCGGAAGGTGGCTCCTCCTCTGGGGGGTCGGCGCGGCGTCGCTCTATCTCTTCCTCTTCGGCGGCGGTGGTCTCCTTCTCGGAAGCCCGCGCCTCGGCGCGCTTCTCCTCGCGGGCGGCTTCGCGGGGGCCGTCCTCCTCTTCCGGATGCTGAACCGGGAGGAGTGGTCATGA